The segment TGTGTCACATCGACGTCGGCTACGAGGAGTGCCAGGCGTTGCGTGACAACACCCGCTCGCTCGTCGAAACCGAACGCGACCGCGACCAACTCGAGCAACGCCAGCGCGAACTCTTAGCGGAGAGCCGGGAGGGCGACTCGAGCGCGGCCGAAGCCCGGAGCGCGGTGATGGACGAACTCGAGGAACTCGAGGACGACCTCGAAGACCTCGACGAGCAGAACGTCTGTGAGTACTACCACAATAACCTCACCGAGGACACCGACGAGTTCTTTGGCTGGCTCTTCGAGGACGTGCGCACCCCCGACCAGATCTACGAGTACGCGGACGAGCGGAAACTCTGTGGCTACGAACTCCTCAAGGAGGGGATCGAGGGCGTCGATCTGGTCGTCTGTAACTACCACCACCTGCTGGATTCGGGCATCCGCGAGCAGTTCTTCCGCTGGCTCGGACGCGATCCCTCCGACGTCATCGCCGTCTTCGACGAAGCGCACAACGTCGAGGACGCCGCTCGAGAGCACGCGACGCGGACCTGTACGGAACGAACGTTCGATTCCGCGCTCGACGAACTCGCCGACGCCGACGATCCGCTGGCCGACCAGGCGACGAACGTCATCAGCGCGTTCGCAACTGCTCTCGTCGACACCTACGAGGACTCGTTCGGGTTCGGCAGGCGAGAGCAGATCGGCGAGAACTGGGAGGACGTCCCGATCAGCAACGAGGAGGGCCGGGACGATCTGGCGATTTCCTTCCTGCAGCGGTACTCCGGCCAGGGCATCGACTCGGATCTCGAGGCGGCGCTGAAACTCGGCAAACGACTCGACGAGCAGTACGAGGAGGAGTACCGCGAGGGAGAGACCGCGACCAGAACCGAGTGTCAGACCTTACAGGCCGCTCAGTTCGTCAGCGCGTGGATGGACGAGGGGACGAGCCAGGGGCTGTACCCGGTCGTCTCCGTCCGTCGTGACGCGGGAACCGACGAGGTCTACGGTCGCGCTGAACTCTACAGTTGCCTCCCGCGACAGGTGACCGGCGAACTGTTCGAGGAGGTCCACTCGACGGTGCTGATGAGCGCGACGCTCCAGCCGTTCGACGTCACGGAGGACGTTCTCGGCCTCTCCGAGCCCGTGACCATGGCCTACGGCCTCCAGTTCCCGGAGGAGAATCGTCGAACCTACGCCGTCGAAACGCCGCCGCTTTTCTCCTCGGATCGAGACGACCCGGAGGTTCAGACGGCGGTCACCGACGCGATCGCCGACGCGGTTCGGCTCACGCCCGGAAACACGCTCGCGTTCTTCCCCAACTACGCCGAGGCAACGCGGTACGCCGACCGGCTCGAGAACCGTTCACCCACCGCGTCGGTCTACAGCGACGAACCGGGCGTGGCGGTCGAAGACCTGCGCCAGGAGTTCGTCGCTGACGACGACGCCGTCCTGTGTACGTCGCTGTGGGGAACCCTCGCGGAGGGCGTGAGCTTCGACGGCGACGACGCCACGACGGTCCTCGTCGTCGGGGTTCCCTATCCGCACCTCGACGATCGGGCCGAGGCCGTCCAGGAGGCTTACGACGCGGCCTTCGACGGTACCGACACGGGCTGGCGCTACGCCGTCGAGATCCCGACCGTCAGAAAGACGAGACAGGCGCTCGGTCGGGTGATCCGCTCGCCCGAGGACGTCGGTGTCCGGGCCGTCCTCGACCGGCGGTACGCCGCTCGAGCGAAGTCGGACCTCGGCAAGTACAGCGTCAACAGCACGTTCCCGATCGAGGAGCGCGAGGAGCTGATCGATATCGACCCCGAGAAACTCAAGTTCGCGATGTTGAACTTCTACGCGGATCACGACCGGTACGACGGCGATCCGCCGGAGCCGTAATTCAGTGTGGGATCGCTCGAGCGGCCCGCTTTCGCTGATCGGTACGGGCTACCACTCGATCGTCACGTCGGCGGTCCCGCTCATGACGACCGCATAATGGGTGCCACTGTTCTCGACCGTCACGTCGAACGTCCCGGAATCCTCGACGCTCCACGTTTCGATCGGCCCTTCTTCCTCGTGTTGGATCTGGAACCCGATCGAATCGCGTTCGACGTCCGGGTCCTCGTCCATTCCCTCGCCGGTCTCTGCGATTTCCCGAACGTCGACGGTGGCGGTCAGTTCGGTCCCCTCGTCGGCCCGGAATTCGGCCCGCGTCTCGTCGTCTAACGTTGCATCGACGCCGCTGCCGCCCAGGACGCTTCCACACCCTGCAAGCGGGGTGATCGTCGCGGTCGCCAGAAACGCTCGTCTGTGCATGGAGAGTGATTCCGAGAGCGACGTGTAATAATTTCTGGCTGTATTCGCCTCGCTCCACCTCGACCGGAAGGTCAGTTAGTCGGTTCGTCGTTCTGACAGGGAGATCCGACTCACCGGCACCTTCTCCGTCCCGTTCCAGAACTCGAGGCCGTCGACCGTCCACGCGATCGGCTCGAGATCACGGGACGCGAGTCGTTTTGCGTCATGGACTGACCCGCCCCGAGCGAGCGTAATGTGTGGCACGTAGTCAGGTCCCTCGAGTCCGTCGACGGGCGGAAACTCCGCGAGCAACTCGCGGTGGATCGACTCGAGGCCCGGGCTGTCGACGGCCAGATAGACGACGGGAGCGGTTCCAAGCGGCGGGTCGGAAAAGTAGTCGATTCCAGTAATTTGGGCTTCGACGGGGGCCGTTCCCTCGAGCGCGCGATTGAACCGGTGCTGGAGCTGTGAGATGTGTCCGTCGTCGCCGAGTCGCTTGAGGACCATCGAATGGTTCTCCCGAATCGCCTCGAAGGCTCGGAGCGACGGATAGAGTTCCGTCGCGAGCGCTCGAGCCTCGCCGGGAACGGGGACGTTGACGCTGTACACGTAGTCTGCGGGTTGGATTCGGCATCGTATCAGTGTTCGGTTCGAGTTTCTTCGGTCGGTGAAAGGGGCTCAGACGATGTCGAGATACCAGAGGACGATCAGCACGATGGTGCCCAACAGCAAGATCGGAAGGATCGCCTGCAGCCAGCTCACGACCATGCCGACGATCGAGAGCACGAGCCAGACGGCGAGCAGCGCGAGTACGATTTTCAACAACGTTTCGACTTCGATGGAGCCGCGGGTATCGATCATACGTTCTGCTTTGGATGACTTTCCTATAAGTACTGTCGTCGGAGTCGGAAAGACCTATTTAGACGGCCACACCATCACCGTACAATGGTCGGGAAGGGGCTTCGCGCCCTGATTTGTGTGCTCGTGGTGACGAGTGTGGTGTTCGTGGTGGGCTCGCCAGCAGTTGCGATGGCCGACATCGGCTCGAGTTCTCCCGCCGTGGTACAGCAGGACTCGGCGGACGAATTGACGCTCCAGGATGCTGATACCATCGTGACCGAGATACAACTCCAGCCCGACGGCAACGCGACCGTCTTCGTCGACTACCAGTACCGTCTCAACGAGAGTGAGACACAATGGCAAAACCTTAGAGACGACGTCAATTCGAACAACCAGACCTACATCGAGGAGGAGTCGGGCAGCTGGCAGGAGACGCTCGAGGACGGCCAGAACGAAACCGGTCGGGACATGAACCTCTCCGGGTTCACCGTCGAAACGGACGAGACCTCGAACCCTCGCGAGTACGGGCACGTCCAGTTTTCCTTCGAGTGGGAGTCGTTCGCCTACGTCGAACTGAACCGGATGGAAGCGGGTGATGCACTCGCCGGGTTTATGCTCGATGATGCCTCTGAGCTACGGATCAGTTGGCCCGATACCTACAACATGACCACTGTCGAACCAGAGCCACAATCGGTCGAGGACAACGTGGCGACGTGGGACGGTGAGAGCTCAGGCTTCGATACACAACCGCTGCAGGTCGAACTGATCGAAGAAAGTCAACCGCCGAACGAGTCGCCGGCCGGAAATGACGACCCGCAGTCGATGCCGGTCGAAACGCTCGCCGCCGCAGCGGTGCTCGTCGCCGTCACGACGACTGCGGTCGTTGCGGGATGGCTGTTCAGACGCGACGGTGACGAGCCGGTAACGGCCCCCGAGAACGATGCCGAACCGGCGGAGTCTGTTGCCACCGATGCCGATCAGGGGACGGTTCCCCCTCCAGAACTGCTGAGTAACGAAGAGCGGGTGTTACAGCTCCTCGAGGATAGAGGCGGTCGACTCAAACAACAGCAGGTCGTCTCGGAACTCGACTGGACCGAAGCGAAGACGAGCCAGGTCGTACGTGGGTTGCGCGAGGACGACGAGGTCGATGTCTTCCGGATCGGTCGCGAGAACGTCCTGACGCTGTCCGAGGAATCCGACGAGGAATAGCTCGGCGCCTCTAACACTCGTCCGCCGACTCGAGGGATTGTTGCGAGGCGGTTCGTGTCGCCGCTACAAGAAGGTTTTAAGTACATCGAGTCGCTCATTGGGGACAATGAGCAATCTGGTCGGCGTTCGGAACCGCGATTCCGTGACCGACAGGTTCGTCTCCCGGCGGCGACCGCGGCGGGCTCGTTGAGCCCGAACTATCTCCTTTCCCCACCGACGATTTTCCAACTCACGAACTACCGATTTCGTAGATAGCGGCGCTGCTGTCGTATTTTTACGCAGTTAAAACCAATGAATTTAAGTCTCCCCTGCCGTTTCACTCGAGTACGATATGACACGTGTGGCACTTGCGTTTTCGGGCGGCCTGGACACGACGGTCTGTGTCCCGCTGCTCGAGGAAGAGTACGGATACGACGACGTCATCGGCGTCACCGTCGACGTCGGACAGCCCGCCTCCGAGTTCGACGAGGCCGAAGAGACGGCCGAGGCGCTCGGCCTCGAACACTACGTCGTCGACGCCAAGGAGGAGTTCGCACAGCTCTGTCTCGAGAGCGTTCGCGCGAACGCGACCTATCAGGGCTACCCGCTCGGAACCGCGCTCGCTCGCCCGGTGATCGCCGAGGCGATTCTCGAGGTCGCGGAAGAAAACGACTGT is part of the Halostagnicola kamekurae genome and harbors:
- a CDS encoding 2'-5' RNA ligase family protein: MYSVNVPVPGEARALATELYPSLRAFEAIRENHSMVLKRLGDDGHISQLQHRFNRALEGTAPVEAQITGIDYFSDPPLGTAPVVYLAVDSPGLESIHRELLAEFPPVDGLEGPDYVPHITLARGGSVHDAKRLASRDLEPIAWTVDGLEFWNGTEKVPVSRISLSERRTD
- a CDS encoding DUF7554 family protein, translating into MIDTRGSIEVETLLKIVLALLAVWLVLSIVGMVVSWLQAILPILLLGTIVLIVLWYLDIV
- a CDS encoding ATP-dependent DNA helicase, which produces MAETDGYMRFFPYEEPYENQREAMERMYNSLVRGQNVLFEGACGTGKTLSSLVPALEVAREQDKTVVITTNVHQQMRQFVAEARAISREESIRTIVFKGKSSMCHIDVGYEECQALRDNTRSLVETERDRDQLEQRQRELLAESREGDSSAAEARSAVMDELEELEDDLEDLDEQNVCEYYHNNLTEDTDEFFGWLFEDVRTPDQIYEYADERKLCGYELLKEGIEGVDLVVCNYHHLLDSGIREQFFRWLGRDPSDVIAVFDEAHNVEDAAREHATRTCTERTFDSALDELADADDPLADQATNVISAFATALVDTYEDSFGFGRREQIGENWEDVPISNEEGRDDLAISFLQRYSGQGIDSDLEAALKLGKRLDEQYEEEYREGETATRTECQTLQAAQFVSAWMDEGTSQGLYPVVSVRRDAGTDEVYGRAELYSCLPRQVTGELFEEVHSTVLMSATLQPFDVTEDVLGLSEPVTMAYGLQFPEENRRTYAVETPPLFSSDRDDPEVQTAVTDAIADAVRLTPGNTLAFFPNYAEATRYADRLENRSPTASVYSDEPGVAVEDLRQEFVADDDAVLCTSLWGTLAEGVSFDGDDATTVLVVGVPYPHLDDRAEAVQEAYDAAFDGTDTGWRYAVEIPTVRKTRQALGRVIRSPEDVGVRAVLDRRYAARAKSDLGKYSVNSTFPIEEREELIDIDPEKLKFAMLNFYADHDRYDGDPPEP
- a CDS encoding helix-turn-helix transcriptional regulator; amino-acid sequence: MVGKGLRALICVLVVTSVVFVVGSPAVAMADIGSSSPAVVQQDSADELTLQDADTIVTEIQLQPDGNATVFVDYQYRLNESETQWQNLRDDVNSNNQTYIEEESGSWQETLEDGQNETGRDMNLSGFTVETDETSNPREYGHVQFSFEWESFAYVELNRMEAGDALAGFMLDDASELRISWPDTYNMTTVEPEPQSVEDNVATWDGESSGFDTQPLQVELIEESQPPNESPAGNDDPQSMPVETLAAAAVLVAVTTTAVVAGWLFRRDGDEPVTAPENDAEPAESVATDADQGTVPPPELLSNEERVLQLLEDRGGRLKQQQVVSELDWTEAKTSQVVRGLREDDEVDVFRIGRENVLTLSEESDEE